One window from the genome of Anopheles merus strain MAF chromosome 3R, AmerM5.1, whole genome shotgun sequence encodes:
- the LOC121597089 gene encoding uncharacterized protein LOC121597089 isoform X4 — protein sequence MDKDGEKKGGGDKKGGGGQSGTGLGGAAGVNDPAALLDAASLFAYWGRDPSAMAAAVSNPLFGSQFGMPGGLGGLMPNAGSGSGSGNDRFAMSHHNQNTMAVAASQAASLAGLHNNWWSMAQLAAQDYFARLQATGMSQLPFSHDLAGAFPAGLGLGAMSAAAAAAAVAATGGNAAGGGAGGSGSGTGGSGGGSGKGGSGGGKGKKRDRSSNSNSSNASSGGGGSAGGMGGMGAGGMGGGVGGSNNSSYKNSPSPSASQAAAAAAYKQSLYSQATLHKELMAITAAAAAAQNQQHSGGGSGGGGGGGGGGSSSSQQSQQHQQQQQQQQQQQQQQLQQQQLQQHQQHQLASLGMLAGLGGTGSSGSASPGSSSSKQKSSSSGGGGSSSSLASPHGASRLIGNDSISITRGSSSPSMSSSKQQPTPSVTISASHGNPGSSSSSSSASSTQQNHLQNLSSSSRSSKDGKGGNSNNANASGGPSAADLGLSASMNALSTLSQFNNLDLTTQQNMTATMNALAASQAKAKDYISSGILNDPSSLLGVRLPPDTEIIKYTSSIVGPKASGGTGRGPKRQRLEPNEYGGGGGGGGSNNSGGGGGGGSGSSHLSSGSGSGGSAGLLPPGLSHHHHHQLGSNGGLGSGASSGTGGSNDRIEVIKLPPTITSNGVYNAGKGAGKDSMMDHMNEWSGLNLSAKGSGGSGGSSSAAATIVSSLTVGGMNSSGSKNQSSGMMEQDDAPLNLSMKPSKSSNEGMRSESTHSASSSSPAMSGASANSLQSLSTITAALGGAGGNANDSSRSRRKSDNKNRRNAAAAAAAAAAAAAAALGAGPLGLDGSVNMSLASAAAAYAAAAPVSTGAGLGTGTNSTSTLNSLLMASVGTGSGTNTITTTSNTTTSGGGSSGSGSGGGIAGGSSSAAGGASSSATAAANVANHQLMAAQLGFNSSLSELLKISNYEEYDYASLSGGSQFKEGRPRNLGRGVSKPKKNTVASLLAQSRAVGSKPLTAQQLLTQDAEIEKLRQAMLEASRNQSMDNSTSNTNTDTESISESGMSESEGEEHINLKELRVPLEKGWRRETVIRGLTRNGHIKGDVYYYPPQSVNKMKGMNQIQLYLDQFKPKDLSRDNFSFSAKAIVGTFLQPAPLPYATDGEFIKMTDVEVARRLEDLKMFTRHAGLGVEQRIEIAKQQQALRDAKKLAKEEMNKNKEKARQAKEAERNERLEQQRKERELKNQQALEAKKKREEELARQKAEEAARKAQEKEQKRQQALLQKEQELAKQKELMYAMEMERERRRQHMALIKQLELRRKFEEKEKKKHQVILDKLIQREKKLVMRKRDTNILAELRKPQEDSEIVDQTVLPSFSRIPGLKLTGTGYADLLMVFEFLHNFGETLGFDMESLPNLQSLHLALTSENAIDAEEELLSVMTHLLVCAIEDPGIPNPGRHTTLLGQTLRQADITHTNVSEILRIYLYAVATGEVKLQSGINLERDRDAPSKHHLVNDEDFKMCSTKNSQFYELLAENARYKLSELLKDKPFVALNPTTKTEILAMLCNDLLMNKAVCKQIDSSLEAQAQLKKERYLLDNKIRKYKMLVARKQRLEQYEKAQQAALEKSLSMKAAEEAKRAEEAAAMAAAAAAAEAAAAAAAEAAASAATASSEEAALAAEGETKLPAGETDATAGDSECEVVENGTVKESAPPVEGEGFNSVPPPEGASGQGELEEGEIVNKKDFGAEGHKTDDDDDDDDNDVVEIVPMPVTCTVTEDSCPNTIPTSSEVEGEENGQSKLDTTAAPESGEPMDTSSVEPSESSSLNQNHTESLNGIDAPTPGGDGCSTRIEGNGPSAHHPLPEEHHAPPTTPPPPPPPPPSQHAIVHPVMQQHNKAIMQLEPGEIPPPGMDISALGMRHMAGGEIQTISVPSTPEESPVKMGEVGGETPNGGVFNIPGKPLTAEMTNGGEQPSQQQQTPQVHQNQSNNSASELDLLSKSMINDHSTCGDRADEDNSDLESEGTQLEEDEDAHLTAEEAQRKYDKILETSFQNKQQLENALNQLRVKCFGQDRYWRRYWNLGKCGGIYVEAMESTQPEMYRYENALEEVQSRPDYVPKYAPAIKPENAVKQDPAEDVAAECKKEEGEVDAVKPEIIADAQGTKQKLQPTEDRKRKRCSSVSLKKLKKKKKKQRTTSEGGESFRGNHGSAAGGFNDAADDEDDGDDEEEDGPDDEDDCSRTSFSNGPALEDGRTADSQSDDCKIIEEPEVVQKEGASNGDNGANGQSATREGTGEDRTGSSSEINNGSNGNADGEGHGQKENEAQQENHKSVEDGQSTEGAPNHNATPKKSDDQLMDIEDSIPTAILVQKGNDHDETKTVEVNNQIGGVNVSPHQPSAGSGVSAATPEDDDDVTMVQEETPTITIPDDDTESGDRMPTAPCEGVKTEHDNKGSTTLTDSMNCDMKPKLMENGVEMRDPGELVECQLQEVDDDEEIVTGARGNHGSANDCKPMIAAGDNGGVDRKPRTTTTTSSVISYGSDVEMIEVKDEDSNNCAVRAPITPGSYLYLRNTDTKQEKEFSDQLLNRWFSIVDKELPLSSTECPLPTINGSTPASLARQIFTNITCREICQIQGNRWDIGNNIQFFSVPLEKGVEIHFPNESILSMSGLDDDEINEVIAKKSRPEPLQLSDMKPAFKRETIEYSYSQHHPNQIRLRAEMMAEETADPEEYGNFSLPAYMTLTLSNLTAYVQCDQFQPLQMTPEEEKQLEDVKQHGAPQKTEPQVVPREFRYGWWKINDIEELNELIKALNPRGVRERLLRQSLLESLAESVNLTTPHHVSHPRAAPPPNGYIEPEAWNAWNPSIARRVEVALLDQIEAMEDKVASASMQVKGWQMPQREGDSENGVVEDVTIEMLRERILGLEAAIERRYLKPPLGIKSPIHSTTEAQMAVIAQQESHSTQNNVSNLSNCSNSSAEDENLPKGLLSWRDAVERSVTTAQLSMALYVLESCVAWDKSIMKANCQFCQSGESEDKLLLCDGCDRGYHTYCFKPRMDKIPDGDWYCFECKNKATGDRKCIVCGGLRPPPLGKMVYCELCPRAYHQDCYIPPMLKYPRGKWYCQNCVAKAPPKKKPQRKPKERTTNNSSQSLLNSSLNSSQNQSLNSSHEDIATTPLSPAHSIASTSHEESSAPQHLQPPHSSVPGVPMPAATATASTSSAYHHQLQQQQQQQHPQQPLPPPSHPQQYGGTPLVDANNYAMCHPPVPNETMALYGQQQAQQQQQQQYYQQYYQQQQPSTSVGSALAPPAPPQQPYYPTPVESSATSAATVEQEAQSDYVASGETAQYSATEGYTHAQSTSECEPDQQESPAEVDDQIEASSESPVPAAGGGEFYSPSSNAMNAAGSSTSYLDSDRTPGGHDGEEGSCGGDSSEEYQPRPSPVKDSLCLAGSSSSSSSSISDHQRKERSKERDEAKERAKQEKKATKRLLKELAVCKTILEEMELHEDSWPFLLPVNTKQFPTYRKVIKSPMDLSTIKKRLQDLVYKSREDFIADVRQIFDNCEVFNEDDSPVGIAGHGMRKFFEQRWADLTDKHS from the exons ATGGATAAGGACGGGGAGAAGAAGGGCGGCGGCGATAAGAAGGGTGGCGGCGGGCAGTCGGGAACCGGTCTGGGGGGCGCAGCCGGTGTGAACGATCCGGCCGCGCTGCTAGATGCCGCCTCACTATTCG CGTACTGGGGACGGGATCCGTCCGCAATGGCCGCCGCAGTCTCCAACCCACTGTTCGGCTCACAGTTCGGCATGCCCGGCGGGCTCGGTGGGCTGATGCCGAACGCCGGTTCCGGGTCGGGCAGCGGCAACGACCGGTTCGCCATGTCCCACCACAACCAGAACACGATGGCGGTGGCCGCGTCACAGGCCGCCTCCCTGGCCGGTTTGCACAATA ATTGGTGGTCGATGGCACAGCTGGCAGCACAGGATTACTTCGCCCGCCTGCAAGCGACCGGCATGTCGCAGCTTCCCTTCTCCCACGATCTGGCCGGCGCATTCCCGGCCGGGCTGGGGCTCGGGGCCATGAGTGCGGCGGCTGCCGCGGCCGCCGTTGCCGCCACCGGTGGGAATGCGGCGGGTGGTGGAGCGGGCGGTAGTGGCAGTGGCACCGGTGGGTCCGGTGGTGGCTCGGGCAAGGGCGGCTCGGGCGGCGGCAAGGGCAAGAAGCGTGACCGCAGCagtaacagcaacagcagcaatgccAGCTCGGGCGGTGGTGGTTCGGCTGGTGGGATGGGCGGTATGGGTGCCGGTGGTATGGGTGGCGGAGTGGGAGGCAGTAACAATTCTTCGTACAAG AACTCACCCTCACCGTCCGCATCACAGGCCGCGGCCGCCGCTGCCTACAAACAGTCCCTCTACAGCCAGGCGACCCTGCACAAGGAGCTGATGGCCATTACGGCGGCCGCAGCAGCTGCCCAGAATCAACAGCATTCCGGTGGAGGaagtggcggcggtggtggaggaggaggaggtggcaGCTCAAGCAGTCAACAGtcccagcagcaccagcagcagcagcaacagcagcagcagcagcagcagcaacaactgcagcagcagcaactgcagcaacaccagcagcatcagctCGCCAGCCTCGGCATGCTGGCCGGGCTCGGTGGCAccggcagcagtggcagcgCCAGTCCCGGCAGCTCATCCTCCAAACAGAAATCCTCCTCGTCCGGCGGCGGTGGATCGTCCTCCTCGCTCGCGTCACCGCACGGTGCGAGCCGGCTGATTGGGAACGATTCGATATCGATCACGCGCGGTTCCAGCTCGCCCTCGATGAGCTCGAGCAAACAGCAGCCAACGCCCAGCGTTACCATCAGTGCCAGCCACGGGAATCCCGGgtcctcctcatcctcctcctccgcctcGTCCACCCAGCAGAACCATCTGCAGAatctgtcgtcgtcgtcgcgtTCGTCGAAGGATGGCAAGGGTGGCAATAGCAACAACGCCAATGCCAGCGGTGGACCAAGTGCGGCCGATCTGG GTCTGAGCGCGTCCATGAACGCCCTGAGCACACTGTCGCAGTTTAACAATCTCGACCTGACGACGCAGCAGAACATGACGGCCACGATGAACGCACTGGCAGCGAGCCAGGCCAAAGCGAAGGACTACATCTCCTCCGGGATACtgaa TGATCCTTCCTCGCTGCTGGGCGTGCGTTTGCCACCGGACACGGAGATCATCAAGTACACCTCTTCCATCGTGGGGCCCAAAGCATCGGGCGGGACCGGCCGTGGAC CCAAGCGCCAGCGACTGGAACCGAACGAGtatggaggaggaggaggcggtGGCGGCAGTAACAAcagtggtggcggcggcggtggtggcagtgGCAGCTCGCATCTCAGCTCGGGCAGTGGAAGCGGCGGCTCGGCCGGACTGCTTCCGCCCGGTCTCtcccatcaccaccaccatcagctcGGTAGCAACGGTGGGCTAGGCTCGGGAGCATCGTCCGGGACGGGCGGATCGAACGATCGGATCGAGGTCATCAAACTGCCACCGACCATCACCTCGAACGGGGTGTACAATGCCGGAAAGGGCGCGG GTAAAGATTCCATGATGGATCATATGAACGAATGGTCGGGACTTAATCTGAGCGCGAAAGGATCGGGTGGAAGTGGTGGGTCATCTTCGGCCGCTGCCACCATTGTGTCCTCGTTGACGGTGGGCGGTATGAACAGTAGCGGaagcaaaaatcaatcatcCGGCATGATGGAGCAGGACGATGCACCGCTGAACCTGTCGATGAAACCGTCAAAATCGTCCAACGAAGGAATGCGCAGTGAATCCACCCACTCGGCATCTTCGTCCTCACCTGCCATGTCCGGTGCGAGTGCCAATAGTTTGCAGAGCCTGAGCACCATCACGGCGGCGCTCGGTGGAGCGGGCGGCAATGCGAACGATTCGTCACGAT cgCGTCGAAAGTCCGACAATAAAAACCGTCGCAATGCGGCggctgcagcagcggcagcggcggccgctgccgctgccgctctCGGGGCCGGTCCCCTCGGCCTGGACGGGAGTGTCAACATGAGCCTGGCATCGGCAGCAGCCGCATACGCTGCGGCCGCACCGGTCTCGACCGGTGCAGGTCTGGGCACCGGTACGAACAGCACCAGCACGCTCAACTCCCTGCTGATGGCGTCGGTCGGGACCGGCTCGGGTACCaataccatcaccaccacctccaacaCAACCACCAGCGGCGGCGGTAGCAGTGGCAGCGGAAGCGGTGGGGGCATTGCCGGGGGCAGCAGTAGCGCCGCCGGTGGCGCTTCGTCCTCGGCCACGGCTGCTGCCAATGTCGCCAACCATCAGCTGATGGCGGCTCAGCTGGGCTTCAACAGCTCACTGTCGGAGCTTTTGAAAATCTCCAATTACGAGGAGTACGATTACGCATCGCTCAGCGGCGGAT CTCAATTCAAGGAAGGCCGTCCACGCAATCTGGGCCGAGGTGTGTCCAAGCCGAAGAAGAACACCGTTGCCTCCCTGTTGGCGCAGAGCCGTGCCGTTGGCTCGAAGCCACTGACTGCCCAGCAGTTGCTCACACAGGATGCAGAAATT GAAAAGCTACGCCAGGCAATGCTTGAGGCGAGTCGAAACCAATCGATGGACAATAGCACCTCCAACACCAACACCGACACCGAAAGCATCTCCGAGAGCGGCATGTCCGAGTCGGAGGGCGAGGAGCACATTAACTTGAAGGAGCTTCGCGTTCCGCTCGAGAAGGGTTGGCGCCGAGAGACGGTGATTCGCGGGCTCACGAGAAACGGACACATCAAGGGTGATGTGTACTACTACCCACCGCAGAGCGTGAACAAGATGAAGGGCATGAATCAAATTCAGCTG TATCTAGATCAGTTTAAACCGAAGGATCTGAGTCGCGATAACTTTAGCTTCTCGGCGAAGGCCATCGTTGGTACGTTCCTGCAACCTGCCCCACTGCCGTACGCGACGGACGGTGAGTTCATCAAGATGACGGACGTTGAGGTGGCACGCCGGCTGGAGGATCTGAAAATGTTCACCCGGCATGCGGGACTCGGTGTAGAACAGAGGATCGAAATAGCCAAGCAACAGCAGGCACTGCGGGACGCAAAGAAGTTGGCCAAGGAAGAGatgaacaaaaacaaggaaaag GCACGACAGGCAAAAGAAgctgaacggaatgaacgctTGGAGCAGCAGCGCAAAGAGAGGGAACTGAAAAATCAACAGGCACTAGAG GCAAAGAAGAAGCGTGAAGAGGAACTTGCACGACAGAAAGCGGAGGAAGCCGCCCGTAAGGCACAG GAAAAAGAACAGAAACGACAGCAGGCACTTCTGCAGAAGGAACAG GAACTTGCCAAGCAGAAGGAGTTGATGTATGCAATGGAAATG GAACGTGAAAGACGAAGGCAACATATGGCCCTGATAAAACAGTTAGAACTGCGTCGCAAATTCgaagagaaggaaaagaagaaacaccAG GTGATTCTGGATAAGTTGATCCAACGGGAGAAGAAACTCGTGATGAGAAAGCGGGACACAAACATTCTAGCCGAATTGAG AAAACCTCAAGAAGACTCCGAGATCGTGGATCAAACGGTGTTGCCTTCTTTCTCAAGAATTCCTGGCCTCAAGCTTACGGGTACTGGGTATGCTGATCTGCTGATGGTGTTTGAGTTCTTGCACAACTTTGGCGAAACGCTTGGATTCG ACATGGAGTCACTGCCCAATTTGCAATCTTTGCATCTCGCACTAACGTCGGAGAACGCGATCGATGCCGAGGAAGAGCTGCTGTCTGTGATGACACATCTCCTTGTGTGCGCAATAGAAGATCCGGGCATCCCCAACCCAGGCCGCCATACGACACTGCTCGGCCAAACGCTACGCCAGGCGGACATCACGCACACGAACGTGTCGGAAATATTGCGCATCTATCTGTACGCGGTGGCCACCGGCGAGGTGAAGCTACAGTCCGGCATCAATCTCGAACGCGATCGTGACGCCCCGTCCAAGCATCATCTAGTCAATGACGAGGATTTCAAGATGTGCAGCACGAAGAACTCCCAGTTCTACGAGCTGCTGGCCGAGAACGCGCGCTACAAACTGTCCGAGCTGCTGAAGGACAAACCGTTCGTGGCGCTCAACCCAACCACCAAGACGGAAATTCTGGCCATGCTGTGCAACGATCTGCTCATGAACAAAGCCGTCTGCAAGCAGATCGATAGCAGTCTGGAGGCGCAAGCGCAACTGAAAAAGGAACGGTACCTGCTGGACAACAAAATCCGAAAGTACAAGATGCTGGTAGCTCGCAAACAGCGGCTGGAGCAGTACGAGAAGGCACAGCAAGCAGCGCTGGAGAAATCACTCTCCATGAAGGCAGCCGAAGAAGCGAAACGTGCGGAAGAGGCCGCGGCAATGgcggccgcagcagcagcagcggaagcagccgcagcagcagcagccgaggCGGCAGCTTCAGCAGCGACCGCGTCGTCAGAAGAAGCAGCGTTAGCAGCCGAGGGAGAGACTAAGCTTCCGGCAGGTGAAACTGATGCCACAGCGGGTGACAGTGAGTGTGAAGTGGTTGAGAACGGTACGGTGAAGGAATCGGCGCCACCAGTGGAAGGGGAAGGATTCAATTCCGTCCCACCGCCCGAAGGAGCAAGTGGGCAGGGAGAGCTGGAAGAAGGTGAAATTGTTAACAAGAAAGATTTCGGTGCGGAAGGACATAAgactgatgatgacgatgatgatgacgataatgACGTTGTAGAAATCGTCCCAATGCCGGTAACGTGTACAGTGACGGAAGATTCCTGTCCAAACACTATCCCCACATCGTCCGAGGTGGAAGGGGAAGAAAATGGCCAGTCAAAGCTAGACACTACCGCTGCGCCAGAATCGGGTGAACCAATGGATACGTCATCGGTAGAACCGTCCGAGTCCAGCTCACTCAATCAAAACCACACCGAATCTCTGAATGGTATCGACGCTCCTACGCCTGGCGGTGATGGTTGTTCTACTCGGATCGAAGGAAACGGTCCTAGCGCACATCATCCACTGCCGGAGGAACATCACGCTCCGCCAACCAcacctcctccaccaccaccaccgccaccatcgcAGCACGCCATCGTGCATCCTGTAatgcagcagcacaacaaggCGATCATGCAGCTAGAGCCAGGGGAAATACCGCCACCCGGTATGGACATTTCGGCACTGGGCATGCGTCACATGGCTGGAGGCGAAATACAGACGATATCTGTACCCTCAACGCCTGAGGAAAGCCCAGTGAAGATGGGCGAGGTGGGTGGTGAGACGCCCAACGGTGGTGTGTTCAATATTCCCGGCAAGCCACTAACCGCCGAAATGACCAACGGCGGCGAGCAACCgtctcagcagcagcagacaccGCAAGTGCATCAGAATCAATCGAACAACTCCGCGTCGGAGTTGGATTTGCTGTCAAAGTCCATGATCAACGATCACAGCACATGCGGTGATCGGGCGGATGAAGACAACAGCGATCTGGAGAGCGAAGGCACTCAGCTGGAAGAGGACGAGGACGCCCATTTGACAGCGGAAGAGGCGCAGCGAAAGTATGACAAGATCCTGGAAACATCCTTCCAAAACAAGCAGCAGCTGGAGAACGCACTGAACCAGCTGCGGGTGAAATGCTTCGGACAGGATCGGTACTGGCGTCGGTACTGGAATCTGGGCAAGTGTGGCGGCATCTACGTCGAGGCGATGGAATCAACCCAGCCTGAGATGTATCGGTATGAGAATGCGCTCGAAGAAGTGCAGAGCCGACCCGACTACGTGCCGAAGTATGCGCCAGCCATCAAACCCGAGAACGCAGTGAAGCAGGATCCAGCGGAGGATGTTGCAGCAGAATGCAAGAAAGAGGAAGGTGAGGTTGATGCGGTAAAGCCTGAAATTATCGCTGACGCACAGGGCACGAAACAGAAACTGCAGCCCACGGAGGATCGAAAGCGAAAGCGTTGCTCATCGGTGTCGCTTAAAAAgttgaagaaaaagaaaaagaagcaacgCACCACCTCCGAGGGTGGGGAATCGTTCCGTGGCAATCATGGCAGTGCTGCCGGTGGGTTTAACGATGCCGCcgacgatgaggatgatggtgatgatgaggAAGAGGACGGGCCAGACGATGAGGACGACTGTTCGCGTACGAGCTTCAGCAATGGGCCAGCGCTGGAGGATGGTCGTACTGCTGATTCACAGTCCGATGATTGTAAAATCATCGAAGAGCCGGAAGTTGTGCAAAAGGAAGGCGCTAGCAATGGCGATAATGGTGCAAATGGACAATCCGCTACTCGTGAGGGTACGGGAGAGGATCGTACCGGGTCCTCGAGCGAGATCAATAATGGATCAAATGGCAACGCGGACGGAGAAGGCCATGGACAGAAGGAGAATGAAGCGCAACAGGAGAATCACAAATCGGTGGAAGATGGCCAATCGACGGAAGGCGCCCCGAACCATAACGCAACGCCCAAGAAGTCTGACGATCAGCTTATGGACATTGAGGATTCAATTCCGACAGCGATCCTCGTACAGAAGGGCAACGATCACGATGAAACGAAAACGGTGGAAGTGAATAATCAGATTGGTGGTGTGAACGTGTCGCCCCATCAGCCTAGCGCGGGCTCGGGAGTATCGGCAGCCACGCCCGAAGATGACGATGACGTGACGATGGTACAGGAGGAAACGCCCACGATCACCATCCCCGATGACGATACGGAGAGTGGCGATCGGATGCCGACGGCACCGTGCGAAGGTGTCAAGACGGAGCACGACAACAAGGGGTCAACGACGCTGACCGATAGCATGAACTGTGATATGAAGCCAAAACTGATGGAAAATGGAGTCGAGATGCGTGATCCGGGCGAGTTGGTCGAGTGTCAGCTGCAGGAGgtggacgacgacgaggagatAGTGACGGGAGCTCGTGGAAACCACGGCAGTGCGAACGATTGCAAGCCAATGATCGCGGCCGGCGATAATGGTGGAGTTGATCGTAAGCCGcgcacgacgacgaccacctCCTCGGTGATCTCGTACGGCAGCGACGTTGAGATGATCGAGGTCAAGGACGAAGACAGCAACAACTGTGCGGTCCGTGCTCCGATCACGCCGGGCAGCTACCTTTACCTGCGCAACACCGACACGAAGCAAGAGAAAGAGTTTAGCGATCAGCTGCTGAACCGTTGGTTCTCGATCGTGGACAAGGAGCTGCCGCTCTCGAGCACGGAATGTCCGCTGCCGACGATAAACGGCAGCACGCCCGCGTCTCTGGCGCGGCAAATCTTCACCAACATCACGTGCCGCGAAATCTGCCAGATTCAGGGCAACCGGTGGGACATTGGCAACAACATCCAGTTCTTCAGCGTGCCGCTGGAGAAGGGCGTCGAGATCCATTTCCCGAACGAGTCAATTCTGTCCATGTCCGGGCTGGACGATGACGAGATCAACGAGGTGATCGCCAAGAAGAGTCGCCCCGAACCGCTGCAGCTGTCCGACATGAAGCCGGCGTTCAAGCGGGAAACGATCGAGTACTCGTACAGCCAGCACCACCCGAACCAGATCCGGTTGCGGGCGGAGATGATGGCGGAAGAGACGGCCGATCCGGAAGAGTATGGGAACTTTTCGCTGCCGGCGTACATGACGCTTACCCTGTCGAATCTGACCGCGTACGTGCAGTGCGACCAGTTCCAACCGCTCCAGATGACACCGGAAGAGGAGAAGCAGCTGGAGGACGTGAAGCAGCACGGTGCACCGCAGAAAACCGAACCGCAGGTGGTGCCGCGTGAGTTTCGCTACGGCTGGTGGAAGATCAACGACATCGAGGAGCTGAACGAGCTGATCAAGGCGCTGAATCCGCGCGGCGTCCGTGAGCGGCTGCTGCGCCAGAGCCTGCTGGAATCGCTGGCGGAAAGTGTGAACCTGACCACGCCGCACCATGTGTCGCACCCGCGGGCAGCACCGCCACCGAACGGGTACATCGAGCCGGAAGCATGGAACGCCTGGAATCCGTCCATCGCGCGACGAGTCGAGGTCGCACTGCTCGACCAGATCGAAGCGATGGAGGACAAGGTGGCGAGCGCTTCGATGCAGGTGAAGGGCTGGCAGATGCCGCAGCGCGAGGGCGACAGCGAGAACGGGGTGGTGGAGGACGTGACGATCGAGATGCTGCGCGAGCGCATCCTCGGGCTGGAAGCGGCCATCGAACGGCGCTACCTCAAGCCACCGCTGGGAATCAA GTCTCCCATCCACAGCACCACCGAGGCGCAGATGGCGGTCATTGCGCAGCAGGAGTCGCACAGCACTCAGAACAACGTCTCGAACCTGTCCAACTGCTCGAACAGTTCCGCCGAGGATGAGAATCTCCCGAAAG GTCTGCTGTCATGGCGCGACGCAGTAGAACGATCCGTCACTACCGCACAACTCTCGATGGCACTGTACGTGCTGGAATCGTGCGTCGCCTGGGACAAGAGCATCATGAAAGCG AATTGTCAGTTCTGTCAATCGGGAGAGTCCGAGGacaagctgctgctgtgcgaCGGCTGCGACCGGGGCTACCACACCTACTGCTTCAAGCCACGCATGGACAAGATTCCGGACGGTGATTG GTATTGTTTTGAGTGTAAAAACAAAGCTACTGGTGATAGGAAGTGTATAGTTTGTGGAGGACTACGACCACCGCCGCTCGGCAAGATGGTCTACTGTGAACTGTGTCCACGGGCCTACCATCAGGACTGCTACATACCGCCGATGCTGAAG TATCCACGAGGCAAATGGTACTGCCAGAACTGTGTTGCAAAGGCACCGCCAAAGAAGAAGCCGCAGCGTAAGCCGAAGGAacgcaccaccaacaacagctcCCAGTCGCTGCTGAACAGCTCGCTCAACAGCTCGCAGAACCAGTCGCTCAACTCGTCCCACGAGGATATCGCAACGACCCcgttaag TCCAGCACATTCAATAGCGTCCACGAGTCATGAAGAATCGTCGGCGCCACAACATCTACAGCCACCGCATAGCAGCGTGCCGGGAGTACCGATGCCAGCGGCAACTGCAACAGCCTCAACATCATCGGCTTACCATCATcaacttcagcagcagcagcagcagcaacatccacagcaaccactaccaccaccatcacatcCGCAACAGTATGGAGGGACACCCTTGGTTGATGCGAACAACTACGCCATGTGTCATCCCCCGGTCCCGAACGAAACGATGGCGCTGTATGGTCAACAGcaagcacagcagcagcagcagcagcaatactATCAGCAGTACtatcagcaacaacagcctTCAACCTCGGTTGGGTCAGCCCTAGCTCCGCCAGCACCGCCACAGCAACCGTATTATCCAACTCCGGTCGAAAGTAGCGCGACCAGCGCAGCCACAGTAGAGCAAGAAGCACAGTCGGATTACGTCGCCTCGGGTGAGACAGCACAATATTCCGCCACCGAAGGCTACACCCACGCACAAAGCACATCGGAGTGTGAGCCAGATCAGCAGGAATCACCCGCTGAAGTGGACGATCAAATCGAAGCGTCATCGGAATCGCCCGTTCCcgccgctggtggtggtgaatttTATTCACCTTCAAGCAACGCGATGAATGCGGCCGGCAGCTCGACAAGCTATCTGGACAGCGATCGTACACCCGGCGGGCACGATGGAGAGGAGGGCAGCTGTGGTGGCGACTCGTCGGAAGAGTATCAACCGCGACCGTCACCGGTGAAGGACTCGCTGTGTCTGgcgggcagcagtagcagtagcagcagtagtattAGCGATCACCAGCGCAAGGAGCGGTCGAAGGAGCGCGACGAAGCGAAGGAGCGTGCCAAGCAGGAGAAGAAGGCCACCAAAAGACTGCTGAAAGAGTTGGCCGTCTGCAAAACCATCCTGGAGGAAATGGAG CTTCACGAAGACTCGTGGCCATTTTTGCTGCCGGTAAACACCAAACAGTTTCCGACGTATCGTAAGGTCATCAAAAGCCCGATGGATCTTTCGACGATTAAGAAACGCCTCCAGGATTTAGT ATATAAATCACGCGAAGACTTTATAGCAGACGTGCGGCAAATTTTCGACAACTGTGAAGTCTTCAACGAGGATGACTCACCTGTCGGCATTGCCGGGCACGGTATGCGCAAGTTCTTCGAGCAACGATGGGCTGACTTGACGGACAAGCACTCTTGA